In a genomic window of Nothobranchius furzeri strain GRZ-AD chromosome 14, NfurGRZ-RIMD1, whole genome shotgun sequence:
- the LOC107390085 gene encoding uncharacterized protein C7orf57 homolog isoform X2 — protein sequence MVTKSQLSNGSKRNKFFSASTMDAGNSFPILNDDLEPGKAGVCPGSDGHISQIPGLSPTIRSLPEEKARGRRVGVQESDSDYVKLAKQGGHKGLLWHDGTITSKLTSYKTPDWFSNESGDSNKQSKDKKIPGAQQPLKPPFWTENVTARERGDGCSNKDKEGEDVDDLCDQQVEQFQSPIHFEASKYKRTVFDKKPAPVDMSKLLRFGYAEENKPVQ from the exons ATGGTGACGAAGTCACAACTTTCAAACGGGAGTAAGCGAAATAAGTTCTTCTCAGCTTCCACGATGGATGCAGG AAATTCCTTTCCCATTTTAAATGACGATCTTGAACCAGGAAAAGCTG GTGTATGTCCAGGTTCAGATGGTCATATCTCTCAGATCCCAGGACTGTCCCCGACAATCCGGAGTCTCCCTGAAGAAAAGGCCAGAGGGAGAAGGGTCGGTGTCCAGGAGAGTGATTCTGATTATGTGAAGCTTGCAAAACAAGGAGGACACAAAG GACTTTTGTGGCATGATGGAACAATAACTTCTAAACTAACTTCCTACAAAACACCAGACTGGTTCAGCAATGAATCAGGAGATTCCAACAAACAAAG CAAGGATAAGAAAATCCCTGGAGCCCAACAACCACTGAAGCCTCCCTTTTGGACTGAAAATGTGACCGCCAGGGAGAGAGGGGATGGCTGCAGCAATAAAGACAaggag GGTGAGGACGTGGATGATCTTTGTGACCAGCAGGTGGAGCAGTTTCAGTCACCCATTCACTTTGAGGCCAGCAAATACAAAAGAAC AGTTTTTGACAAGAAACCAGCACCGGTGGACATGTCCAAGCTGCTCCGCTTCGGTTATGCAGAAGAAAACAAACCAGTACAGTGA
- the LOC107390085 gene encoding uncharacterized protein C7orf57 homolog isoform X1, whose translation MVTKSQLSNGSKRNKFFSASTMDAGNSFPILNDDLEPGKAGSDGHISQIPGLSPTIRSLPEEKARGRRVGVQESDSDYVKLAKQGGHKGLLWHDGTITSKLTSYKTPDWFSNESGDSNKQSKDKKIPGAQQPLKPPFWTENVTARERGDGCSNKDKEGEDVDDLCDQQVEQFQSPIHFEASKYKRTVFDKKPAPVDMSKLLRFGYAEENKPVQ comes from the exons ATGGTGACGAAGTCACAACTTTCAAACGGGAGTAAGCGAAATAAGTTCTTCTCAGCTTCCACGATGGATGCAGG AAATTCCTTTCCCATTTTAAATGACGATCTTGAACCAGGAAAAGCTG GTTCAGATGGTCATATCTCTCAGATCCCAGGACTGTCCCCGACAATCCGGAGTCTCCCTGAAGAAAAGGCCAGAGGGAGAAGGGTCGGTGTCCAGGAGAGTGATTCTGATTATGTGAAGCTTGCAAAACAAGGAGGACACAAAG GACTTTTGTGGCATGATGGAACAATAACTTCTAAACTAACTTCCTACAAAACACCAGACTGGTTCAGCAATGAATCAGGAGATTCCAACAAACAAAG CAAGGATAAGAAAATCCCTGGAGCCCAACAACCACTGAAGCCTCCCTTTTGGACTGAAAATGTGACCGCCAGGGAGAGAGGGGATGGCTGCAGCAATAAAGACAaggag GGTGAGGACGTGGATGATCTTTGTGACCAGCAGGTGGAGCAGTTTCAGTCACCCATTCACTTTGAGGCCAGCAAATACAAAAGAAC AGTTTTTGACAAGAAACCAGCACCGGTGGACATGTCCAAGCTGCTCCGCTTCGGTTATGCAGAAGAAAACAAACCAGTACAGTGA
- the upp2 gene encoding uridine phosphorylase 2, with product MAPILILSCMGHDHNEYIKQQVQVKNPYLDTMEEDILYHFNLSTKTHNLPEMFGDTKFVCVGGSGNRMKSFAQFMHKELNLPGNPEDIRDICEGTDRYCMYKVGPVLSISHGMGVPSISIMLHELIKLLHHAQCHDVVLFRLGTSGGVGLAPGTVVITDKAVDYSFRPQFEQVVLGKVITRSTELDEGVVSELLQCSHELQNLPTVIGNTMCTHDFYEGQGRLDGALCSFSQEEKLDYLKKAHEAGVRNIEMESTVFAAMCRVCGLRAAVVCVTLLNRFDGDQITSPHEVLVEYQQRPQVLVSHFIKKRLGITA from the exons ATGGCCCCGATTCTGATTCTGAGCTGCATGGGGCACGATCACAACGAATACATCAA ACAACAAGTCCAAGTGAAGAATCCCTATTTGGACACTATGGAGGAGGACATCTTGTACCACTTCAACTTGAGCACAAAGACTCACAACCTTCCAGAGATGTTTGGAGACACAAAG TTTGTTTGTGTTGGAGGAAGCGGAAACCGAATGAAGTCTTTCGCCCAGTTCATGCACAAGGAGCTAAACTTGCCTGGAAACCCAGAGGACATCAGGGATATCTGTGAGGGAACTGATCGCTACTGCATGTACAAAGTGGGACCAGTACTCTCTATAAGT CACGGCATGGGAGTCCCCTCCATCTCCATCATGCTGCATGAGCTCATCAAATTGCTGCATCACGCTCAGTGtcatgatgtggttctgtttCGCCTGGGAACCTCTGGCGGTGTTG GTCTGGCTCCGGGGACAGTAGTGATCACTGATAAGGCAGTGGACTACTCCTTCCGCCCCCAGTTTGAACAAGTTGTTCTGGGTAAAGTCATTACCAGGAGCACGGAGCTGGATGAGGGCGTGGTCAGCGAGCTCCTGCAGTGCTCCCACGAGCTTCAAAACCTGCCAACTGTCATTGGAAACACCATGTGTACCCACGATTTCTATGAAG GTCAAGGCAGGCTCGATGGAGCTCTTTGCTCCTTCTCTCAGGAGGAGAAGCTGGATTATCTGAAGAAGGCCCACGAGGCCGGAGTGAGGAATATTGAAATGGAGTCAACAGTCTTTGCCGCCATGTGCCGAGTCTGTGGCCTCAGAG CGGCTGTGGTCTGCGTTACTCTGCTGAACCGCTTTGATGGAGACCAGATCACCTCCCCTCATGAAGTCCTGGTGGAGTACCAGCAGAGACCTCAAGTCCTGGTGTCTCACTTCATCAAGAAACGTTTGGGAATTACAGCCTGA